In Rickettsiales bacterium, the following are encoded in one genomic region:
- a CDS encoding sulfate adenylyltransferase subunit 2, translating to MDHLDRLESQAVHILREAYSEFKNLCMLWSIGKDSTVLLWLSRKAFFGHVPFPLVHIDTTYKIPEMIKYRDGLAKEYQLDMIVGMNKDAIDKKNTFPDAKVNRIDCCKMLKTEALRNTLSGQWDRFRLNHQTGDYEIDDQKEAFNGVIVGLRSDEEGSRSKERYFSPRDKNNDWDIGNQPPEFWNQFKTIFAPNTHVRIHPLLDWTELNIWEYIKRENIPTVSLYYDNGEGTRYRSLGCQPCTHPIESNSKNVDDIIEELRKGQLAGIGERSGRAQDKEGGGGLEELRRGGYM from the coding sequence ATGGATCACTTGGATAGATTAGAAAGTCAAGCTGTTCACATTCTAAGAGAAGCATACAGTGAATTTAAAAATTTGTGTATGCTATGGTCTATAGGTAAGGATAGTACTGTTTTGTTATGGCTTTCTAGAAAAGCATTTTTTGGACATGTACCTTTTCCTCTAGTTCATATTGATACAACATATAAAATTCCAGAGATGATTAAATATAGAGATGGATTAGCCAAGGAATATCAGCTGGATATGATTGTTGGCATGAATAAAGATGCTATTGATAAAAAGAATACTTTTCCTGATGCAAAGGTAAACCGTATTGATTGTTGTAAAATGCTTAAAACAGAAGCATTAAGGAATACTCTCAGTGGTCAGTGGGACCGTTTCCGATTGAACCATCAGACAGGTGATTATGAGATAGATGATCAAAAAGAGGCTTTCAATGGTGTTATCGTTGGACTCCGTTCAGACGAAGAGGGAAGCCGTTCTAAAGAGAGATATTTTTCTCCTAGAGATAAAAATAATGATTGGGATATTGGAAATCAGCCTCCTGAGTTCTGGAATCAGTTTAAAACTATTTTTGCTCCAAATACCCATGTGAGAATACATCCTTTGCTGGATTGGACAGAGTTGAATATATGGGAATACATAAAAAGAGAAAATATACCCACAGTGTCACTTTACTATGATAATGGCGAGGGCACACGATATCGCTCTTTAGGTTGCCAACCATGCACCCATCCCATTGAATCGAATTCTAAAAATGTAGATGATATCATTGAAGAACTTAGAAAAGGCCAATTAGCAGGTATTGGAGAACGATCAGGTCGTGCTCAGGATAAAGAAGGTGGCGGTGGTTTAGAGGAATTAAGGAGAGGAGGCTATATGTAG
- a CDS encoding GTP-binding protein gives MNIVIIGHVDHGKSTLIGRLLADTHSLPKGKIEQVRATCQKNAKPFEYAFLLDALKDEQAQGITIDTARCFFNSDKRRYLILDAPGHIEFLKSMVTGASRAEAAFLVIDAKEGIKENSKRHGYLLSLLGVKQMVVLVNKMDLVHYNQEHFLHIVKEYRLFLEEIGIPLITFIPVSGFNGDNVVEQSKDNMPWYRGKTMLQQLDILEPEKSPVNKPLRMPVQGVYKFTKSGDDRRIIAGTIETGTLTVGDEIVFYPSGKKTRVRSIEAFNMPSPKMLSAGFACGFTMTDQIYITRGEIATKSIELKPKVSTRIRANIFWLGKHSLIRNKAYQLKIGTTKVSIEVEAINKVLDTGVFQYSKKNKVEKNEVAQCVLKLSKGIAFDLIDDIAATSRFVIVDDYDIAGGGIIMEALEDSQQWVREKVLKRNDKWEKSTISRERRMMQYSQKPSLIVITGQKEEKKKELAKALEERLFESGYIVYYMGIGTVLYGVDADIKIESSQENKEEQLRRFAEVVNLMMDAGMVVITSAIDIKQEELAMFKTIIQSEDIHVIWLGDTTSTDIDIDVHLSKESKEVMINKIRTSLKYNN, from the coding sequence ATGAATATTGTCATTATTGGGCATGTCGATCATGGGAAAAGTACATTGATTGGCCGATTGCTTGCAGATACTCACAGCCTACCAAAAGGAAAGATAGAACAAGTTAGAGCTACATGCCAGAAGAACGCAAAACCTTTTGAATATGCTTTTTTACTTGATGCACTAAAAGATGAGCAAGCGCAGGGTATAACCATAGATACTGCACGTTGCTTTTTCAACTCGGATAAGAGGCGATATTTAATACTTGACGCCCCAGGGCATATAGAGTTTTTAAAGAGTATGGTGACGGGTGCTTCAAGGGCTGAAGCAGCCTTTCTTGTAATTGATGCAAAGGAAGGGATAAAAGAAAATTCCAAAAGACATGGATATTTGTTATCACTATTAGGCGTAAAACAAATGGTTGTATTGGTAAATAAAATGGACCTTGTTCACTACAATCAAGAACACTTTCTTCATATTGTTAAAGAGTATCGTTTATTCTTAGAGGAAATAGGTATTCCCCTAATCACGTTTATTCCTGTGAGCGGATTTAATGGGGATAATGTCGTAGAACAAAGTAAAGACAATATGCCTTGGTATAGAGGAAAAACTATGTTGCAACAGTTGGATATTTTAGAACCTGAAAAGTCACCTGTAAATAAACCTTTGCGTATGCCTGTACAAGGTGTTTATAAATTTACAAAGTCGGGAGACGATAGAAGGATTATAGCAGGGACTATTGAAACGGGTACACTTACAGTAGGGGATGAAATAGTTTTCTATCCATCTGGAAAGAAAACAAGGGTTCGTTCTATAGAAGCCTTTAATATGCCATCTCCTAAAATGCTATCAGCAGGGTTTGCTTGTGGCTTTACAATGACTGATCAAATATACATAACAAGAGGGGAAATAGCCACGAAAAGCATAGAATTAAAACCTAAAGTTTCTACTCGAATCAGGGCTAATATATTTTGGTTGGGAAAACATTCACTCATTAGAAATAAAGCCTATCAATTGAAAATCGGTACAACAAAAGTAAGCATAGAAGTGGAAGCGATAAATAAGGTTTTAGATACTGGTGTCTTTCAATACAGTAAAAAAAATAAAGTAGAAAAGAATGAAGTAGCTCAATGTGTATTAAAGCTTAGTAAAGGGATTGCTTTTGACTTAATAGATGATATTGCAGCTACTAGCCGTTTTGTCATTGTTGATGATTATGACATAGCCGGTGGGGGTATTATCATGGAGGCCCTTGAAGATAGTCAACAATGGGTTCGGGAAAAAGTATTGAAACGTAATGATAAATGGGAAAAAAGTACAATCAGCAGAGAAAGAAGGATGATGCAATATAGCCAAAAACCAAGCCTTATTGTTATAACAGGACAAAAAGAAGAAAAGAAGAAAGAGCTAGCTAAGGCTTTAGAAGAAAGACTTTTTGAATCAGGCTATATTGTATATTATATGGGAATTGGGACAGTTCTTTATGGTGTGGATGCGGATATAAAAATTGAGAGTAGTCAAGAGAATAAAGAAGAACAGCTAAGGCGTTTTGCTGAGGTTGTCAACTTAATGATGGATGCTGGTATGGTGGTGATTACTAGTGCTATAGATATAAAACAAGAAGAATTGGCTATGTTTAAAACGATTATTCAGTCAGAAGATATTCATGTGATATGGCTAGGTGATACGACTTCCACGGATATTGACATAGATGTCCATTTATCAAAAGAGAGTAAAGAAGTCATGATAAATAAAATAAGAACTTCATTAAAATACAATAATTGA
- the cysC gene encoding adenylyl-sulfate kinase yields MKDNSKMQRGIVGFNDRCDRLKQQGMVVWFTGLSGSGKSTITAELENYLFQQGYLVYRLDGDNIRHGLNNDLGFSKDDRTENVRRIAEVASLFRDAGFITLVSVITPLENMRTMAKNIIGKEYYKEIYVDAQLETCIKRDPKGLYKKALDGEILQFTGISDAFEIPQCSDKVLNTIICSIDQCVDDIKAYLKEIGCIE; encoded by the coding sequence ATGAAAGATAATAGTAAGATGCAGAGAGGTATAGTCGGTTTTAATGATCGATGTGATAGGTTAAAGCAACAAGGCATGGTTGTATGGTTTACTGGATTATCAGGTTCTGGTAAGTCGACTATTACAGCTGAATTAGAAAATTATCTATTTCAACAAGGCTACTTAGTGTATAGATTAGATGGTGATAATATAAGGCATGGGTTGAATAACGATTTAGGGTTTTCTAAGGATGACCGCACTGAAAATGTTAGACGAATTGCTGAGGTGGCTTCGTTGTTTCGAGATGCTGGATTTATTACTTTAGTATCTGTCATTACGCCTTTGGAAAATATGAGGACAATGGCAAAAAATATAATCGGGAAAGAGTACTATAAGGAGATATATGTTGACGCTCAACTTGAAACCTGCATAAAAAGAGATCCTAAGGGGTTATATAAGAAAGCTCTTGATGGTGAAATATTACAGTTCACAGGAATAAGCGATGCGTTTGAAATACCTCAGTGCAGTGATAAAGTGTTGAATACGATAATATGTTCGATAGATCAATGTGTAGATGATATAAAGGCGTATTTAAAGGAAATAGGATGTATAGAATAA
- a CDS encoding TIGR03032 family protein → MEDKAVRPFQCIYSGKTLQLLKELDISLILSTYQAGKVIILSSDGKNMYQLIREFARPMGIALKDDLLALAGALNVTVFKTDKKLAQTYPNKPKTYDAFYFPTTLFRTDYVDIHDIAFTDVGLVGVNTAFSCLCRLDGRYSFEPIWKPPFIKRYLPYDLCHLNGMAVDRDKKIRYVTAFGQTASKEGWRKNKMTSGILINTQTNEIVLEGLPMPHSPRIYKGEVYLLLSATEELVKVDIEKKTYQVIAKIDGFIRGLSFKDDIAFIGVSKLRNTHTFSDLEIADKEIKAGVVIVNIKTGEIVGEIKYDNNVEELYDVHILEGVKRANIINYQQSLNHRAMITPFGCSWVEYQEKDENQDEKEALMK, encoded by the coding sequence TTGGAAGATAAAGCTGTAAGACCTTTTCAATGTATCTATAGTGGTAAGACATTGCAACTATTAAAAGAACTTGATATATCTTTAATACTATCAACCTACCAGGCGGGGAAGGTTATTATACTATCCAGCGATGGTAAAAACATGTATCAGCTAATACGAGAATTTGCAAGGCCCATGGGAATTGCTCTAAAGGATGATCTTTTAGCCTTAGCAGGAGCATTGAATGTTACTGTATTTAAAACAGATAAAAAGTTAGCACAAACCTATCCGAATAAGCCCAAGACCTATGATGCTTTTTACTTTCCTACAACGTTATTTCGAACGGATTACGTGGATATCCATGATATAGCTTTTACAGATGTGGGGCTAGTAGGTGTGAATACGGCTTTTAGCTGTTTATGCCGATTGGATGGTAGGTATTCCTTTGAGCCCATATGGAAGCCTCCTTTTATAAAGCGGTATTTGCCCTACGATCTATGCCATCTAAATGGCATGGCAGTAGATAGAGATAAAAAGATTAGGTATGTGACGGCTTTTGGACAAACAGCTTCCAAAGAAGGCTGGCGAAAGAACAAGATGACCAGTGGTATTCTTATCAATACCCAAACCAATGAAATTGTTTTAGAGGGATTACCTATGCCCCATTCACCAAGAATCTATAAGGGAGAAGTCTACCTCCTACTATCTGCAACAGAAGAGCTAGTTAAAGTAGACATTGAGAAAAAGACTTACCAAGTGATTGCTAAAATTGATGGATTTATAAGAGGCTTAAGCTTTAAGGATGATATAGCCTTTATTGGAGTCAGTAAACTTAGAAATACCCATACCTTTTCAGATTTAGAGATAGCTGATAAAGAGATCAAAGCAGGAGTGGTAATAGTGAATATTAAGACGGGTGAGATTGTTGGAGAAATAAAATATGATAACAACGTTGAAGAACTCTATGATGTCCATATTCTTGAAGGTGTCAAAAGAGCGAATATCATCAACTATCAACAATCCTTAAATCATAGAGCTATGATCACACCTTTTGGCTGTAGCTGGGTGGAATATCAAGAAAAGGATGAAAATCAGGATGAGAAGGAAGCTTTAATGAAGTAG